The Mustela erminea isolate mMusErm1 chromosome 10, mMusErm1.Pri, whole genome shotgun sequence genomic sequence ggattgcttttgtttcttaattcctcAAATCCTAAGAAACATCTTGAGCAACAAAACAGGACAGGGCAAGAGTTGGGAGGTTAGCACCACCCATCTGCAATGGAAAGTTGATCAGTGAGCTTGCTGAGGGCTGGAGTGTCAAAAGCTGAGACAGCAAGACCAgataataaaaattggaaaattaaaaagaaccctCCCTCACCCCCGACCGCCCTCTGCCAGGCCCATAAAAAAGACAGCAATTTCAATGGGATTGGGAGAGAATGGTATGTGAATCTCTTTTCTTGGAATGATCCTCAGGAGATACTCTTGGTGTCCATTTCCTTAAAAGTTCCTGAAGATGGGATAGCTCATCCTGGAGGCCAGAGATTGTGGGAGCTGAGAGGCCTTTCTGGGGTGACGAGAGGCAGAGAGGAATATTATTATAGCTTTAGTTGCCTGTTTTATGAGAGCTGTCCATTACTTCTGCCATCTTtttctattattactattacaatTGACATACAGTATCCTGTTTCAGGTGCACATCCTAGTGATTTCTTCATACTTTTATAAGATTTtgtaaaattatacttttataaaatagtaCTTTTACGTAATTTTTATACAAAAAGTtgatctttttatatattacaaagtGATCCCCGTGATAAGTCTAGTTCACATCACCTCTGGCATCTTtaattctctttccccctccaacTACCCCCCTCTCAGCTCTAGGTTCTACTTGATCTGAACCACAAGCAGTCTTtcccatacatacacacatactcccAAACCTATCTACTCTGATACCAACAAGAATGGTACTTCAACCTCAATCCTCCTCAGTCTCTTGGTTTTCCAGCTCCTGGTTTCTCCCAGAACATTTGGTTTAGCAGTCaagccccttctcccactcctaatCCCTATTCCTGTCTTCCCTCCTCACCTGGACCTCAGGCCTTCCCCTCAGGTAGCAGCGTCTCCACAGCCTGATCTGGGGTCCCAGATATCCAGGCAGCAGCAACCCCGGGGGCAAAGGGCAAGCTCCCCAGTGTGAGGGGAGCCCCCACTCCTGATCAGCCAGGCTTTCAGAGGAGATAGCTGGTCGAGGGAGCCAACGAGTAGAGACACCCAGTAGGGAGGGGCTGTCCCGCCAAGGACAGAGCTGATTCAGGGGGGTCAGGGCCCCTCTGGAGAAGAGCCACACAGAACTGGGGGGTCCAGGAACCAGGAAGCTTGtctaaagggaaaagagaaatcaacTGGCAACCTAGAAACCAGATGACCCCTCTTTCACCAAACTGGGTCAAGAAGGAATATCTAGCTGCCGCCTGCTCACACTGCATTAGTGATCAACCTACCAGACTCCCCCCTGAGAACTCTTTATCTACTCTCCTCATTAGGCCTCAAACTAGGCCTCAGGTCTGATTAAAGTCAATTTAAGGGaaacttaaaaaatgtgtataagaAAGGggttactgggtggctcagtcagttaagcatccaactcttgatttcagcgcaggtcatgaactcagggttgtgagatccagacccacatcgggttctgcgggtgctcaatggggagtctacttgagattctctctccctctaccctctccccagccccacccccactggcattcacatgctctctctttaaaataaatgactctTCTAAAAAATGTGTGTCAGAGGTAGAAAAAGATGAGGACAAGAAGGACCCCCTCTGTGCTATTCTAGGATTTCTGCCTTCCTGGGGACAGTCAAGGACTCTGACAGCTACAGAAGTGTAGGGAAGCTTTCCCTGGGGCACTCAGACACCATGTCTTTCCACTTCTCCCTACCTAGTAGGATGAGCCTGTGAGAAAGTCGAGGGAACCTAGGAAGTGTAGACACCTCACCTGCTGTCTAGGGAGCCAGGAATCTGGGCAGTATTCCGGGTCATAGCCAGGATTATGGAATTGTAGTATCTGTTCACTGCTGTAACGTAAATCCCAGTCCCAGACGGACAGTTGTGGGTTAAGAGAGTTCCCAGCAAGGGGTTGGGAGTACCCTGGGGTACAGATTTGTGTATAGGAGTTGAACTggacagagaaaacaagaaaacggATGGTTAAGCAAAAAGTAATCCTTTTCCCAAGTCTGGAGAGAAATCGTAAAAAGCTCACCTCTTCCTCTGGGAAATCAGATGTGGGGTGAAAGTCAAGTCATGAGAATGAGCACCaactcccctcttcccccagccccacaaATTTCACTTTCCATAAATCAAGACTAAACAGAGGGTATttctcaagaagaagaaaagacagctCAAAAATGGAAGTCACTGACTGACCTGTCCGCTCTGCTTTCCGCGCTCCCAGGGAGTATTTCTCAAGAATGTGAGAGTGTCAGGAACTCTGGCACTGTCGTgaagagcaagaaggaaaaattctgaGAATTCAAACTCAGCTGGAAACTGCTGGAGGAGCTGCCAGACACAatcaaggaagagaagaaacactgGAGCCTGagaagagggaaagtgagaagttAGAAGGGATTGTAGGGGGAGGATGACACCTAAAGGGGGAGGATGACAAAATGATGGGGGACAAGGGACAAGGCCAACAGGGCCACTAAGGTCAGGGAATGGAAACCTAGATTGAGGGTTCTAAGGGGTTGTGGCGCCTTATTCATCTAGGTCTCCCTTCAAGCTCAACCTAATCTCAAGATCTTTCTAACCCAATTTTACTTCCAGTGGATTATACTATATAGTTTTCTCATTCCCTTATACCTTTAGTAATAATCTCCCCCCAGTACCCTCCCCAAATGATCTTACCTCTTCACTGGCTCCAGTTACTCCAAGTCGGGTCAGGAAGGGATGTCCAGCTGCCACCCACTCTCGCTGCACTAGTGATTGGAAGCCAAGCAGTGTTCGGGCTCCAGGGGCTGAAAGCAGCTGGACGAGTGAAGAGAGGAGGCCATTGAAATCACGATCACTGCGCTCTGGGtgacaaagagggagaagggacaaaGAAGGAGGGGCCAAGAAACTAGGGCAGAAGAACATGAGAAAAGGAAACGTggcaagaagaagagagggacacagaggagAAAAGTGTGGGTTACGGAGGATTGAGAGGACAAATAgaagtgaagagaaaataaagaccttGAATGATTCAGTTCATAGACTCCACCTAGATAGCAATACCCAGCTTCAGTGTAGGAGGCGGAATCATAAATCTCAAACCAGCCTCCTCACTGTCCTTCCCACCCCAACCCAGTCACCACCTACTGATGGAAGGacaggagcagcaggcaaagaacCCTGCTATTAGGGACCACAAGCTATTGTAACACTACAGCTAGTAGTAATACTACTGCTACTGGGAGGCAGGGTAGCACTGAAGGATGAGTTAAGGCCCATGGGTAGTTCCTAACGACAGGAGAGGAGGATTGTAGTGCTAGCTGGGGACAAGAAGACTTAAAGATCTTCCTCCCATTGGCTgggtaaaggaaaaaggaaggcatGGAATAGGTTAACCCAAGAAACTCACCTTGGAGTACTACAGAGCGAACCCTGGCTGTCACTAAGACTGAGATGTCACTGGCCTTTCGAAGACAAGACCTGAGGGGGCAGataaggaagaggagggaagaatgaTAAGCCTGGAAGAAAGGAGTGATAGGTCATGGGATGGAAAAGAGGCAGACTCCAAAATTCTGCCCGTTCTTCTAAGGAGCAGCAAATAAGAGTTTTCTTGGGAAATCAAAAAAGCTTATGAAAGGCCATTCAGGAATTCAAGTTAACAGAAAATTGGGGTAGGTTGAATTATATAAATTGTGGCTGGAAAATGCAGGTGTACCTGACATAATCCAGCCATCGTGTTCCTTCCAAGGCTGAGAGCCATTTCTCCTCAGCTGCAGATGAATCTGAGAGAGAGGACAGGGGTCAGAAGGACAAAGGGATCCGGAGAACTCAGAATTTATGATTCAGGGTCTGCAGCCTGAGGTTTAAGGATAAGTTGGGTAAGGGTTACTCAGGACTGgggatagaaataaaaagtaactgtAAATGGTCATGAGGCTACTACAATTAAATTGTGGGGGCAGTTGTACCACCAcgtaaatgtaataaaattcacTGAACATTTAAGATGGGTGAAGGCtagattttatggtatgtaaattgtatctcaataaagctgttaaaaaaaaatacaccaggGATAAGAAGACAGGAAATCAGTGAGTCTGTGGGAGATGGGAGTTGAATAGAAAACTGTGGATCTTTGGCCTGAAGGGTTGCTCATACTGTGACAGGCAAAAGGGTAAACCAGGTTAGGGTGAGCAGACCTAGGTGTGGGGGTAGGGGTCAGAGGTCATCTcaccaggcaggcagagggcccTCAGCTTCAAGTGGGCAAGTTGAACATCTGTAAGACTAGGCAGTTCATCCACAGCGTCCACCAGCACAACATCTGAATGCCCAGCCTGGAGCATTGACTCCACTGCTCTGGAGAGGAAGAAGTCACAAGGTAAAGGAACAAGTGTGGCCAAAACCTCCAACGATTCTTCTGCTCATCAAACCTCCCCTCACCTGATATCCTCTTTGTTAGGGTCGCTGGCTGTATAGAAGCCACCACAGCGGAGAAGATCACTGCCCCCAGGGTGATGCCAGGACAGGCGCTGCAGATGGTGGGAGGTTAGGATCACCATGGGAGAAACTCCTAGCCCCACCCTATCCCGCACCCATCCTGACATCCCTCTACAAGGACCCCCCTCTGACCTCCCACAACCATCTAATCCCCAACCACCACCCTGGCCCCACACTGACCGGTCCACGGCCCTGATGGAAGTGGCCAAATGTTCTCCTGACCTCACTGTCCAGAGTTCGCTTCGGGACCCAGAAATAACGGGGGAGGCTATGAAATTGAGAGTTATAGTCACAGCTTGGCTCAATGAGCTCATTATAATGCAGACCTGTCATTACAAGGAAGTTGCTCAGGAGGGAATTATTTCAAGGGACCCCAGGTTTAGAGATCTAGGCAGTAAGGAGGATAGCTTTACGGATCTCGTAAGAGGCTAGGGTTTGTGGGCAGTCCCAGCTCTAGAGGATCTGAGAACTGTGGGAAGATCGGGAGGGCAGCGGCAGTTGGGGTAGACTGGGGGATCACCTGGTGGCTACGTCGAACCTCTCATTGACAGTGCTGACTCTCCAGCCCTTGGCCCCCTGCTTTTTCCGCTCAGTCTCCCAGTCTTCTGATGTCTCCAAGAGGGGGATAGGTGGTTTTCTGGACCCTGAACTCTGGCCTAGGGCAGGaaagaagcacagaaaagaaggaagaggaaccaGAGAGAGCTTCTCAGCTCTACTGCCCTCAGCCAGCCTCTGCTCTTCCCGATTCTTTACCCTTTCCTACCCTAAAGCACCCTCACTCACCAGCCTTGCTCAGGGATATCCCTGCATACTGTTGGGCTTGACTGCTCTGAGCTCTGGCTCGgacaatggccatggtcacctgTGGAGGAAAGGGCATCCCAGCCTTTTGGCTCAGACTGAAGAAGTGAAGAGGAGGACATTGGTCCCATGTGTTGCTCAACTGCCTTTGCCACCAATAGGGAACCGAGAATACCGTCCCAAGGAAGGGAGCGTCCGCAAGTGCTGGGGACTAGGGTTAGGAGAACACATCCAGAACCACAGAATCATGGATTGTCAATTCTGGGAGGAATTTCTGAAACAATCTCATCCTGTTTTTCAAAGGAAGACACTGTCATACTCCTGCTAATTGGCAGTGCCGGGTTTGAATTAAGGCCCCTTACTCTCATTACAGTATCCTCTATCCTAGCCTTTTAGCCTCTCCttgaggagagaagcagacagaaggaTGAGGGGGGTCCTAGGAGATAGGGGAGTAATAGGAATGCCAAGGAAAGGATCCCAAGGTTCTAAGGGGAGGAGGAGTCTTACCTGAAAGGCCTGAGGCTCTAGTCCTCCAGCCTCAAAAGCAACTCTGAGCAGCCGGAAGTCTCGGCCATGAATGAGAATCTCCTCAGGGATAAATTTAAGTGGGGACCCTGGACCGAGAAGCTGGACTCTGGACAATCCACTCactgaaaccaagaattagaaAGCAGTGTAGCCATGGATCAGGGTCCCTCTACAAGGAAGTCTTCCAGCCCATCCCACTCCATCCCTGCTGCCCTCTAAGAATAGAGGAAGGATGAGGAAGGGTGAGCCCCCAGTAAGCCCCTTCACCAACACCTCACCCCCCACATCACCCCACTCACCAGCCTCTAATCGCCCAATGTTGACCAGGACAAAATCATATTCACTGCTCAGGGGAGTCTCCTAGAGGAAGCGCATGACTGATGCTAAAGACATCTGAAATCTTGCTCATTATCCTACCTTGGCAATCCCTAACCTCCCTAGAGACAACCCCTTAAGCATAAGTCTCCCTGTCTCACTTATCTAAATCCTCCTAGACTCACCAATCCATTTCTCACGAACTGTCCTTTCCATTGGCCTAACCATCTCACCTGACTCCGTTGCCATCCACAGGGCTGGAAGGTGACCCTCAAGTTGGTGCAGATCAGGGTTCCAGGCAATTCAGGTTCCAGCCCCTTCCTTACCCCTGGGGCCCATGCTAGGATCTGCTCCCCTACATGGGAAGGGGGAGGCCAGGTTATGACTATTCCCAGTGTCACCCACACTGGTATACACCTACTCCCCTGAGACAGAAGGCTGTAAAGAAGGAAGATTAAGATCCTCCCCTAACTCCACTAGAACAAAAGTTTAGGAGGAGGtcatttgtattcttttactCTAGAgcttagagcagtgcctggcaccgAGTAGGGAACTCAAATaactcttgaataaataaatgaggaaagggaGTAACAGAGTCTGGACCGTCAAGGTCCACACTCCTCGCCAGCTCtgacagagaagagagcaagCCTCAGCCAGAAGCACTTTGAGCAAGTAGAGGAATACAGAGGTATCTTTGGTGAGGTTTGAAGCAAAGTTTGAGCAGGATGAAATCTGGAAGAGTCTTTGGAGATTGGAAGTATTGGAAAGGAAGTTATTACCTGGGAGGCATCCCGTGGCCAGCTGACGGCCAAGCTGACAACTCCTGGACTCCAGCATCCCAGTCCTCTGGACGGACTTTGGCCCAGAGAGCTGTGAAGGGTGTAGGATTAATCCCCAGGCCTCTCCAATCCGGGGATCCGGGATTACCTCAGCGACCACGGTTGGAGGCCTACACTCAAGACTCTCAGGGGAAACTGAGATCAGCGGTTGTGAGGAGCTTAGGACCCAGTTGGCAGACAGTAAAGGGAGGGGCTGGTTAATGGATAATGAGACAATGAACTTGAGACTGTGAAAAAGACAGACCGAGCTCCATCAAGAAAAGTTGATATGGGAcacaccctcctcctcttctagCTCCTTTCTTAGCTCCTCTTCTATCTCCATATCCTCCTCATTTACACCGTCCTGCCCATGGTGCCCTTCCCTCCCAAGCCCAAGTCTCCCCCTCCTTACCCCCATGTCTGGCTCCGCCTTCTGGGGGGCGATGTTGAAACTCTGGCCCCGACCCCCCCACCACATTTCTCTGGCTCCATCCGGGGACGGAGCAGTGAAGGGGGGGAGACCTTGAAGATGCTCAAACCCCTTAGGGAGAGGCTGAATCTTGTAGTTAAGAAGAGGAAagtcagggagaggggcaggggacagcACCAGGGAAAAGAGCGTTTGAGGTGCACAGAGCGCGATTAGGGGTCTTTTGAAAGGTGTGTCCAACCCAGCTAGGGAGGCTCCTCGGAAACTTCAGTCGACTCTGGAGAGGGCGGGAGAGATGCCCAGCCCCTTAAAGGGGAATACGCACAGTTTTGGAAAAGTGAAGAAGCCTGGAAAGGGTGAGGAAAAAATGGataactggggggaaaaaacccagatTCTTTCCCCAACTCTAGATCCTATGCTCCTTCTGTTCACAAGCACTGGAAAGTATTTGAGGGGAGCAGTAATACCGAGTATTAACCCGGAGTAATTTgggctgggttttttgttttgttttgttttgttttgtcttcttgaaGTGGGTGGTGCAGTGGGAGGAATGCAAAAGCAGTTCAGGCTTCCTCGCTGCCTCCCCTGACACACCTGTTAAAGTAGTAGGGAGTTGGGACTCAAGGGATTTTTTGCCTGGGGAGGCCCaagaaatgagggagaagagtTAAAGCATGTTGTATATGGTTCTCCGGGGAGCATGAAACATACCTCGTGTGGAGGGTGCCCTGAGAACactggagagagaaatggaaatatctCTTGGTCACAGACAAGTACAGGAGGGTATGTGCAAGTTCTGGGAGTAGAGGGAGGCCCAAGGAAGAGATCTTactccaaaacacacacacacacacacacaccgtggGAAACCAGAGCCCATTCCAGGTACATGATCCCTCCCTCCAACCCAGACATCAGATCTCCAAATTAATGATTCATGTTCTGGACCTGCAAAGCTGAGGGCTTAAAACCTCTCTCAGTTCAACAGCCCCATCCCGCCATGATCTCCCCTGCAACGCCGCCCTGCAACTGGAGaagcagaggtgggtggggaggaccCTAGGAGGGAAATAAAGGAATTGCAGTTAATGGCGCCTGGGTAGAAGGCTAAAGTCTGCatttagatgcagaaaaagacaggaaatgcAATACAAAATAAGGGTTAGCGAGCTGCTGTTTTATTGATGTTTGAGTCTATACAGAGGCAGCAGACCTTAGGTGGGccccagttttccaaagtgacacTCAACTCTCCCCTCAGCACACACACCCTTCCGGCCTCAGCTGTAAAAGTTCCCTGTCTTGGCTGCTACTGTGGAAATAGTGAAGATATTGGGACACAGGAAGTTAATTTGGAACAAAGAGGCATATACCTGCTAGGAAGGTGGCCCAGAAGCCTTATTCTAGAAGTCCTAAAAGCTCCCaagcacccccaaccccacctacTTCCCATGGTCCTCAATCTCTTAAGGGAAGAAATACTTCCCAAGGTCTCTTGCCATAGGAAGAGCTGTGCTCCACAATTATAAAATCCCATTCcccattttccttctccccaccacccttcATTCAAGAGCCTCATTCTATTCTTCATATTTTGAGGtatagcagcagcagcagcagcagaggaatctggggggggggggaatcaggGGAATGGGGGGAGCTGGAAGCAAGAAAAAAGTTGGTGACTTGGATGAGCAGGGGAATGAAAAGGGGAAGCAGCTGAGGGCTAATGGGAGGACCACCTCTCCGTATCCCCCACACCAGCAGAGGTTTTAAGTGGATGAAAGGATGCAAAAGCATGGGGCTAAAtcagatttttccattttcaggATCCTGGTCTGGTTGCAGGTCTGTGCCAAGAGTGAAGGCTgctgggaggggcagctggggggggggcggagctGAGTGACTCACTAGATGAGTCATAGATCCAGTTATAAGCGCAGAAAGAGGCCGTcgtcctccccacccctaccgCTACCGCTACCGCGCTATGGTTACCGTCAGCCAGCTTCCGTTCCTCTTTCCTACCGCCCCTTACCCACGTAGCCAGTGAAGGGCGGTGGCATGGAGAGTCTCCATGAAGActcataatattttgttaagCTACTTAAGTACAGGGCCAAAACACCCTGAGATTTGCAGGCTGGGTATTGACAAAGTGAAAGAGACAGGAGTGCCTGTGTGACTCACTGAATCTGCAGTTGAAGGGCCTGGAgggaaatagaaattagaaaaatctggGGTGCAGGTGATTCCAGGCCGGGAAGGGCTTCCAATGCCGTCATCCCATCTGTGTCTAGGGCACTGACTGGAGAAAGACGACGACCCAGAGTCTAGAGTCACTGGTGTCTGAGTAACTCAGAGACCATTATCTCCAAAAGTGTCTTCATGGGAAAGACAAATGTGGCTGGAATCCTGGATGTGTGGCTGTTTAGAAAGGAGACCATTCGGAACCAGCTCCATTTCTTCTACTTCTGTATCACTTCCCAAATAGGAAGGCATTGCtaacttttgttttattggtCTGGGAGCTTTAGTCTCTCTTGAGAAGAAACTGAGCCAAAAAGAGTGCTTCCCTCTAGGCCTTGTACAGCACCAAGTTTCACACCATCCCCACTCCACAGAGAgattgaatctttaaaaaaaaaaaaaaaaaagttttgatataatctttttattttgtagatagAATCCAGTATGGGGGAAAAACTTTGTATTAAACCTTGTAACTCCCAATAAAACGAGCACAGATTAAGGTAGGAATCTGGAGACCTATCCTATAGAATATCTGCTCCATCAGGGCTGGGGTGGAGAATGTAGGGTTGAAGGACAGCACTgtcttaaaagggaaaaaataacaacCCCAAATATTTCCCCTCTCCAGTAAAAACCTCGGTAGGTAGCCCAATGCCCTGGATTAAAGGAACTAAGTGCACTTATTTAAGACCAAGAGATCCCATCCATCAGCCAGGATTACAGGATCCGCCTTCCCCTTCACCCACATACCCCTCCTTAACCAAGGGATTCTTGCTCATTCTGGGTGCACATCATgtacccctctcctcccctctccccagcacagTAATTGCATGggcttgcctctccctccccctcatcttcccaaaataccacaaaccaaccagagtctgttttcatttcccagGCATTATTTCTTCACCCTCCATCCCACACAACCCCTcaaagaataaagcaaaacagTCTTTACTCATCCCTACAGAAAAACATCCATTGACTCAGGGCCCCTCATCCTTagaatggagattttttttttttatgcttcaaTATATATGTTACCTtcccaaattaaacaaaaataatttcattctgaATAAAAAGCTACAGGGCCTAAATAAAGCCCTATTCTATCATATTCACCCCTAGACAACCCcccagaatttcttttatttgaaaagaggTCAAATAAACTGGGATTGGTTAGtttagaaatcaaaacaaaaacaaacatgacacatggtttctgtttttgttcatttgtcctcagtttttaaaaacaaaactattaactAGAATCTAgtaacaaatcaaatccaaacACAGCAGTCCAAAGGAGAATTAGAACTTTCCTGGTTTTACTCTCTGGGAAAACCCCTGGTTTGTTCCCATTCCTCTTGGTCCAGGCCAGAATCCTGTGCAGCAGACAGGCGCCGATGGGAAAGCTCAGTGAGCTGTGCCAGGCGCGAGCTGGGGCCACCTGTTGTTTGGGTGCACGTAGGGGATGGGGATGGAGGCTCAGAGGTGATGGTCTCACCAGTGTTGTTCTAGCCCCAGAGTGAGGTGAGCAAGGCACTCACTTCAGGCACAAAATTTAAGTGGTGCCCCAAAAACTCAATAACCAATATACCATTTTAACACAGTTATTTTTTGAACATCAAAACCAATGTAAAACATCCACAATGAACTAGCTATCAAAATTGTAAAGACAGGAGTCAACCCCATACTTGCTCAGTTCAGCTTATTTCCCCGACCCTAGTCTCAATCCCATTTGATTCTTaagattttgatattttattcatcATGCAGGTTTTTTTgcattgtattttaaatattgcattaaaacAGTATTTATCTTAACCACTGATATTTCTGTACCCCTTAAAGTTCTGTACCTGAAAGAAGTGCTCATCTTGTACTAGTCCCAGCCCTGTCCAGAAATATGTACATCCCCCTCCTTTGGAACTGATTTCCTTTAACATCAGTGCTTCCTGAAAACcattctattttcaaataaaagccCAAGAATTAATAGCCATAGGAAATGATTAAGTCAACAGACTATCAGATTTGAAAAATGAGTGACTTTCGAGTCTGCTGAGGAGAGAGGAACCTTTCTAAACTCTGAGCAGTTCCAATGAAGAGGATAGTCTTGACAGGATTTGTTACCAAGGGGGAAATGGGATGACAATTTTCCTGATTGGGCAGAAGCAACATATGGCAATTACAAAtgtccccaacacacacacacacacaaccagccCACATCCAGTTTAGAGCAAATCTGGGGATGACATTCCATGAGATGGGTTAGGAGTACATACCTCAAAAGAGAAATCCACATACAGGAAAACAGCCCCAATTAACACTCTGAACACTTAGGTACACTTATTCCCCTTCTTCATATTTACCCAGGAGTGTATACAATTGCATAGTTGATTTCCCCCCccaggggggggaaaaaaggaaagaaagaaaaaggaaaattggcCCAGGATAGGTCCTCCAGTTTAAAGCTCTTAGAAGTGGTGCTGGCCAGAGTGAAGGCTGTCCAGACTTAGGCTTTGTGCAAAATGCAAAGGCACTCCCCCATTCTGTGTCCATAGGCCCATTCCCACGCTCTGGGGAAAAGGGCTGAGTCAGGGAAAGGGGGAAACCTAAAGACAGATCAGCTCATTGGGAGTAATCTGTGATCTGTGGTTACAGTtcactaaaatatatttctctacCTTTTTATAAACTGCCCCTGTGTTTCAACATCAATCCTATTATCAAAAATATGTCTTcttacaaagtattttttgtcttattttaataaactaaCCACAGATTAAGGTCAGCTATGGCTTAACAAAAGAAGCCGGGATGTTAAGTACATTCTCCAAAAGTAGataggaaggagaaagaatcacttaaataggaagaaaaaaaaatcattttttaaaatgtttttgctcactggggttttgtttcttctcctttaaaaaaaaaaaaagttaaaaataagttgCTTCCTAcagaaacacagcagcagaggATGGTAGTACTCTatttaggtttttggttttgtttgaaaCAGTCTGGCCAAAGGTCTGTCCTGCTCCCGCCCCAGAGTGCACTCACAACCCAATGTGTGGTTATTGCTAAGTAGTTACAAATGATCCCCTGTGCACCCACTCACCTGGAGAAGATTCAGCCCACACAGCTGTTCTTCTCAtcactcttcccttcccttagggaacttttttttttttttaaataaaattaaagtcattaaaaaaaaaatcacaatcttAACTTAGCTGAGCTCAGCCCTCAAAAAGGATGAGCAAAAGATACAGGGCAATCAGCAATCTCCTCTCAAACATGACAGATGGCtgtttagaaggaaataaaacttgaGAGGAAAAGGATTCCCCTTTTAAATTCTTCCCTTTCCCATCTCAATAAATGGATGTAAACTAACCCCCCTCCTAATAAGCACCCGTGAGCACACATTACTGCCTTGTCTTTCCAGATCCTTCAGGAGGAAGAATTGATCCAACCCTAATTTTTACCTTAATTCAATTCAATAGCAAATCTAATTCCCCAGTTTCCCTCCACACTCCCAACTCCACAGTCATGTGCTTTTTTCCAACCTACAAGAACTTtggtctgttttctcttttattgactGAGAAC encodes the following:
- the MTMR11 gene encoding LOW QUALITY PROTEIN: myotubularin-related protein 11 (The sequence of the model RefSeq protein was modified relative to this genomic sequence to represent the inferred CDS: deleted 1 base in 1 codon) — its product is MWWGGRGQSFNIAPQKAEPDMGLSGPKSVQRTGMLESRSCQLGRQLATGCLPGEQILAWAPGVRKGLEPELPGTLICTNLRVTFQPCGWQRSQETPLSSEYDFVLVNIGRLEAVSGLSRVQLLGPGSPLKFIPEEILIHGRDFRLLRVAFEAGGLEPQAFQVTMAIVRARAQSSQAQQYAGISLSKAGQSSGSRKPPIPLLETSEDWETERKKQGAKGWRVSTVNERFDVATSLPRYFWVPKRTLDSEVRRTFGHFHQGRGPRLSWHHPGGSDLLRCGGFYTASDPNKEDIRAVESMLQAGHSDVVLVDAVDELPSLTDVQLAHLKLRALCLPDSSAAEEKWLSALEGTRWLDYVRSCLRKASDISVLVTARVRSVVLQERSDRDFNGLLSSLVQLLSAPGARTLLGFQSLVQREWVAAGHPFLTRLGVTGASEEAPVFLLFLDCVWQLLQQFPAEFEFSEFFLLALHDSARVPDTLTFLRNTPWERGKQSGQFNSYTQICTPGYSQPLAGNSLNPQLSVWDWDLRYSSEQILQFHNPGYDPEYCPDSWLPRQQTSFLVPGPPSSVWLFSRGALTPLNQLCPWRDSPSLLGVSTRWLPRPAISSESLADQEWGLPSHWGACPLPPGLLLPGYLGPQIRLWRRCYLRGRPEVQKGLSAPTISGLQDELSHLQELLRKWTPRVSPEDHSKKRDSHTILSNPIEIAVFFMGLAEGGRG